A region of Streptomyces sp. WMMC500 DNA encodes the following proteins:
- a CDS encoding glycoside hydrolase family 3 N-terminal domain-containing protein: protein MATAESPPVPGRGTHRWQDPALSVPDRVDALLAEMTVAEKVAQLGSRWFGNDRARAGDDGEEGAGGHRVAPIQEVFESGSVPPAEACRHGLGHLTRVYGSRPVTPAEGAAELVRLQHTVLRGSRLGIPALVHEECLTGFTTYGATVYPAALAWAATFDPGLVRRLGAAIGRDMRAVGVHQGLAPVLDVVRDHRWGRVEETMGEDPYLVSMLGAAYVAGLEGAGVIATLKHFAGYAASRAARNHGPAPIGRRELADVVLPPFETAIAVGGARSVMNSYAEVDGVPAGADSWLLTDLLRGDWGFTGTVVSDYGAVAFLAGMHGVAADTEEAGVLALGAGIDVELPDTLGFGDHLVARVGRGELPESLLDRAVRRLLTQKVELGLLDPGWTPEGSVAGAAAVDLDSPENGELARELAERSVVLLDEGSALPLRSAGRAAPGRVAVVGPCAADARTLMGCYAFPNHVLPRHPGLDLGVAAPTVLDALRAELPETEIVHEPGCDVSGDDRSGFAAATAAVREADLCVAVVGDRAGMFGNGTSGEGCDAEDLRLPGVQADLLAELLATGTPVVVVVVSGRPYALGEVHPRAAGLVQAFMPGQRGAAAIAGVLSGRVQPAGKLPVQIPRRPGGQPGTYLQPPLGGNTHGISSIDPTPLFPFGHGRSYTTFEVDDPRASATEIPTDGEFAVSVRARNTGARAGHEVVQLYLRDVVAQVTRPVRQLAGFAPVRLEPGESARVRFHVHADRTAFTGRDLRRIVEPGEVEVLVGTSSAALPCRVAVRLTGPTRVVGHDRRLTTPVDIQQGEADAGGR, encoded by the coding sequence ATGGCCACGGCTGAATCACCACCGGTCCCGGGCCGGGGCACGCACCGCTGGCAGGACCCGGCGCTGTCCGTGCCGGACCGGGTCGACGCCCTCCTGGCCGAGATGACCGTGGCGGAGAAGGTCGCGCAGCTCGGCAGCCGCTGGTTCGGCAACGACAGGGCGCGCGCGGGCGACGACGGCGAGGAGGGGGCCGGAGGCCACCGAGTGGCCCCGATCCAGGAGGTGTTCGAGTCCGGGAGCGTCCCGCCGGCCGAGGCCTGCCGGCACGGTCTCGGCCACCTCACCCGGGTGTACGGCAGCCGGCCGGTGACCCCGGCGGAGGGGGCGGCCGAGCTGGTCAGGCTGCAGCACACGGTCCTGCGCGGCTCCCGGCTCGGCATCCCCGCGCTGGTCCACGAGGAGTGCCTCACCGGGTTCACCACCTACGGCGCCACGGTCTACCCCGCGGCCCTCGCGTGGGCGGCGACGTTCGACCCCGGTCTGGTGCGGCGGCTGGGTGCCGCGATCGGGCGGGACATGCGGGCGGTCGGCGTCCACCAGGGTCTCGCCCCGGTCCTCGACGTGGTCCGCGACCACCGGTGGGGCCGCGTCGAGGAGACCATGGGGGAGGACCCGTACCTGGTCTCGATGCTCGGCGCCGCCTACGTCGCCGGCCTGGAGGGTGCCGGGGTCATCGCCACTCTGAAGCACTTCGCCGGATACGCCGCGTCCCGCGCCGCCCGCAACCACGGGCCCGCGCCGATCGGCCGCCGCGAGCTGGCGGACGTCGTGCTGCCGCCGTTCGAGACCGCGATCGCGGTGGGCGGGGCCCGTTCCGTGATGAACTCGTACGCCGAGGTGGACGGGGTCCCGGCGGGCGCCGACTCCTGGCTGCTGACCGATCTGCTGCGCGGCGACTGGGGCTTCACCGGCACCGTGGTCTCCGACTACGGGGCGGTCGCGTTCCTCGCCGGCATGCACGGAGTGGCCGCGGACACCGAGGAGGCGGGCGTACTGGCGCTCGGCGCCGGCATCGACGTGGAGCTGCCCGACACGCTCGGCTTCGGCGACCACCTCGTGGCCCGGGTCGGCCGGGGCGAGCTGCCCGAGTCCCTGCTGGACCGGGCGGTGCGCCGGCTGCTCACCCAGAAGGTCGAGCTCGGGCTGCTCGATCCCGGCTGGACGCCCGAGGGCTCGGTCGCCGGCGCCGCCGCCGTCGATCTGGACTCACCGGAGAACGGGGAGCTCGCGCGGGAGCTGGCCGAGCGATCCGTCGTGCTGCTCGACGAGGGCAGCGCACTGCCCCTTCGCAGCGCCGGACGTGCGGCGCCCGGCCGGGTCGCCGTGGTCGGGCCGTGCGCCGCCGACGCGCGCACCCTCATGGGCTGCTACGCCTTTCCCAACCACGTCCTGCCCCGCCACCCCGGCCTGGACCTCGGCGTGGCGGCACCGACCGTCCTCGACGCGCTGCGCGCCGAACTGCCGGAGACCGAGATCGTCCACGAGCCGGGGTGCGACGTGTCCGGCGACGACCGGTCCGGCTTCGCCGCCGCGACGGCCGCGGTCCGCGAGGCGGATCTGTGCGTGGCGGTGGTGGGCGACCGCGCGGGCATGTTCGGCAACGGTACGTCCGGTGAGGGCTGCGACGCCGAGGACCTGCGGCTGCCCGGCGTGCAGGCCGACCTGCTCGCGGAACTCCTCGCCACCGGGACGCCCGTGGTGGTGGTCGTGGTCTCCGGCCGCCCGTACGCCCTGGGCGAGGTGCATCCCCGCGCCGCCGGTCTGGTCCAGGCGTTCATGCCCGGCCAGCGCGGCGCCGCGGCGATCGCCGGTGTGCTCTCCGGCCGGGTCCAGCCCGCCGGCAAGCTGCCGGTGCAGATTCCCCGCCGCCCCGGGGGTCAGCCCGGCACGTACCTGCAGCCGCCGCTCGGCGGGAACACCCACGGCATCAGCAGCATCGACCCGACGCCGCTGTTCCCCTTCGGACACGGCAGGTCGTACACCACGTTCGAGGTCGACGACCCGCGCGCGAGCGCGACGGAGATCCCCACCGACGGTGAGTTCGCCGTGTCCGTGCGGGCGCGCAACACCGGTGCCCGGGCCGGCCACGAGGTCGTCCAACTGTATCTTCGCGACGTCGTCGCCCAGGTGACCCGGCCGGTCCGGCAGTTGGCCGGCTTCGCGCCGGTCCGGCTGGAGCCGGGGGAGAGCGCGCGGGTCCGGTTCCACGTGCACGCCGACCGGACCGCGTTCACCGGCCGCGATCTGCGGCGGATCGTCGAACCCGGGGAGGTCGAGGTGCTCGTCGGCACCTCCTCGGCCGCACTCCCGTGCCGGGTTGCCGTACGGTTGACCGGCCCCACCCGTGTGGTCGGCCACGACCGGCGGCTCACCACGCCGGTGGACATCCAGCAGGGGGAAGCCGATGCCGGCGGACGCTAG
- a CDS encoding alpha/beta hydrolase, giving the protein MSMNRRTALGAVLGLGIAGTTGAASLLGAAPAVGSPTRRLALPRQAPTQDFAIGVRQFNWSRGNRSLFTKIFYPAAGSPGGNPVPDAPLADGVFPVAHWNHGMYGNSDSYASQTHAIASAGFICPAPSISDNTNIGSVYGGEWSKDVSEVITRTLALNDSSGSPFAGHIDTAAGVGVSGHSMGGMTVHGLLTNWPDDRIKAAVPVACVDMGNPAGLDTNVLFIHGDRDPTCQYGLARQAYAELSAPKAFLTHVGADHAAYLNPGFPTFNQTQNTLVDWFRWSLYGDTAARDRLPAGATAPGTNWEAVLD; this is encoded by the coding sequence ATGTCCATGAACAGGCGCACCGCTCTGGGCGCCGTGCTGGGTCTGGGTATCGCCGGCACGACGGGCGCCGCCTCCCTGCTCGGCGCCGCACCCGCCGTCGGCAGCCCCACTCGCCGGCTTGCGCTCCCCCGGCAGGCACCGACCCAGGACTTCGCCATCGGAGTGCGGCAGTTCAACTGGAGCCGCGGCAACCGCTCGCTCTTCACCAAGATCTTCTACCCGGCCGCGGGGTCCCCCGGCGGCAACCCCGTGCCCGACGCCCCGCTCGCCGACGGCGTGTTCCCCGTCGCCCACTGGAACCACGGCATGTACGGCAACTCCGACTCCTACGCCTCCCAGACGCACGCGATAGCGTCCGCCGGCTTCATCTGCCCCGCCCCCTCGATCAGCGACAACACCAACATCGGCTCCGTGTACGGCGGCGAGTGGTCGAAGGACGTCTCCGAGGTCATCACCCGGACCCTGGCGCTGAACGACTCCTCGGGCAGCCCCTTCGCCGGACACATCGACACCGCGGCCGGCGTCGGCGTCTCCGGCCACTCGATGGGCGGCATGACCGTCCACGGCCTGCTGACCAACTGGCCGGACGACCGGATCAAAGCCGCCGTCCCGGTCGCCTGCGTGGACATGGGCAACCCGGCGGGGCTGGACACCAACGTGCTGTTCATCCACGGCGACCGGGACCCCACCTGCCAGTACGGCCTGGCCCGCCAGGCGTACGCGGAGCTGTCCGCCCCCAAGGCGTTCCTCACCCACGTCGGCGCGGACCACGCCGCGTATCTCAACCCGGGCTTCCCGACCTTCAACCAGACCCAGAACACCCTCGTGGACTGGTTCCGCTGGAGCCTGTACGGCGACACCGCCGCCCGCGACCGCCTCCCCGCGGGCGCCACCGCACCCGGCACCAACTGGGAAGCCGTCCTCGACTGA
- a CDS encoding extracellular solute-binding protein, whose translation MEIPLSRRKLLGLAAGLPASAALAACGSSGPGKGGDGGTATYWHLSGQPQEGVRTGAVERFNEANPQGRIEVTTFENDAYKTKIKTAIGAGQAPTVIWGWGGGTLRTYAEADQVDDLTPWFDENPEIKDRLFPSSFGAATVDGRIYAMPFESVEPIVLFYNKRVFDDVGVEPPQSWDDIMALVPRFNAEGIAPFSLGGQSRWTNMMWLEFLFDRIGGPEVFQAVFDGEKDAWSHPAAIDALTKVQDLVKADGFTKGFSSITADSNADQALLYTDKAAMMLHGSWSYGIQQAEGGDFVSGGGLGFMNFPPVEGGKGDPGNSVGNPAQYLSISSKASAEQKKIAKDFFATGVLTDEEVKEWIDTGAVPIRKGSEKLLAESESSEFLQFVYGIASNAKTFGQSWDQALSPTAAETLLDNIARLFQLSVSPQQFTDNLNEVIGK comes from the coding sequence ATGGAGATCCCTCTCTCTCGTCGTAAGCTCCTCGGCCTGGCGGCCGGTCTGCCGGCCTCCGCGGCCCTCGCCGCCTGCGGCTCGTCCGGTCCCGGCAAGGGCGGCGACGGCGGCACGGCCACGTACTGGCATCTGAGCGGCCAGCCCCAGGAAGGCGTCAGGACCGGCGCGGTGGAACGGTTCAACGAGGCCAATCCCCAGGGGCGGATCGAGGTCACCACCTTCGAGAACGACGCCTACAAGACGAAGATCAAGACCGCCATCGGCGCCGGGCAGGCACCCACCGTCATCTGGGGGTGGGGCGGCGGCACGCTGCGCACCTACGCGGAGGCCGACCAGGTCGACGACCTCACCCCGTGGTTCGACGAGAACCCCGAGATCAAGGACCGGCTCTTCCCGTCCTCGTTCGGGGCGGCGACCGTCGACGGCAGGATCTACGCGATGCCGTTCGAGAGCGTGGAGCCGATCGTCCTGTTCTACAACAAGAGGGTCTTCGACGACGTCGGCGTGGAGCCGCCCCAGTCCTGGGACGACATCATGGCCCTGGTGCCCAGGTTCAACGCGGAGGGCATAGCGCCGTTCTCCCTCGGCGGCCAGTCCCGGTGGACGAACATGATGTGGCTGGAGTTCCTGTTCGACCGCATCGGCGGCCCCGAGGTGTTCCAGGCCGTCTTCGACGGCGAGAAGGACGCCTGGTCCCACCCGGCCGCCATCGACGCGCTGACCAAGGTGCAGGACCTGGTCAAGGCGGACGGGTTCACCAAGGGCTTCTCCTCGATCACCGCGGACTCCAACGCCGACCAGGCGCTGCTCTACACCGACAAGGCCGCGATGATGCTGCACGGCTCCTGGTCGTACGGCATCCAGCAGGCCGAGGGCGGAGACTTCGTCTCCGGCGGCGGCCTCGGTTTCATGAACTTCCCGCCCGTCGAGGGCGGCAAGGGTGATCCGGGCAACTCCGTCGGCAACCCCGCCCAGTACCTGTCCATCTCCTCGAAGGCCAGCGCCGAGCAGAAGAAGATCGCAAAGGACTTCTTCGCCACCGGCGTCCTCACCGACGAGGAGGTGAAGGAGTGGATCGACACCGGGGCGGTGCCGATCCGGAAGGGTTCGGAGAAGTTGCTGGCCGAATCCGAGAGCTCCGAGTTCCTGCAGTTCGTCTACGGGATCGCCAGCAACGCGAAGACGTTCGGCCAGTCCTGGGACCAGGCGCTCAGCCCGACGGCCGCCGAGACGCTGCTCGACAACATCGCCAGGCTCTTCCAGTTGTCCGTCTCGCCACAGCAGTTCACCGACAACCTCAACGAGGTCATCGGCAAGTGA
- a CDS encoding glycoside hydrolase family 43 protein → MRTYDNPVIGGFHPDPSVCRVGDDYYLVCSSFEYFPGLPLFHSRDLVHWEQIGNVLDRPGQLPLPLPGAQASGGLYAPTIRHHGGRYRVINTNVDGGGNFVVSAERPEGPWSDPVWIDLPGIDPDLAWEEDGTCWSAFSGPEGGIHLARIDPVRGKVLEGPFATWSGTGLKFPEAPHLHRIGDWWYLLIAEGGTERGHSVSVARGRSPRGPWEGAPANPLLSHSGTARSIQNTGHADLVQAPDGDWWMVLLGVRPGGFTPDVHVLGRETFLTPVEWDEDGWPVVAPVPESHPAPGGAWHPVPALPARDDFDGPALAPHWISPFARPEGSWSLTERPGRLALRATGATLDRPGYTFVGRRQQHHDCRVTAAIDAGTGRGGLSVRLDEAHHYEVEVANEEARVVARIGPLRQTVARRPVPPGPLTLTVTIRTSGLVSASPELTGGRTTGPDTIAFWLGDPGAADARPLAELDGRYLSTEVACGFTGRVIGMYATEGTVAFDWFEYVPAPAPSA, encoded by the coding sequence GTGCGCACGTACGACAACCCCGTGATCGGCGGGTTCCACCCCGATCCCAGCGTGTGCCGGGTGGGTGACGACTACTACCTGGTGTGCTCCAGCTTCGAGTACTTCCCCGGGCTGCCGCTCTTCCACAGCAGGGACCTCGTGCACTGGGAGCAGATCGGCAACGTGCTCGACCGCCCCGGGCAACTGCCCCTGCCGCTGCCCGGCGCACAGGCGTCCGGCGGACTCTACGCGCCCACGATCCGCCACCACGGCGGCCGTTACCGGGTCATCAACACCAACGTCGACGGCGGCGGCAACTTCGTCGTCTCGGCCGAGCGGCCCGAGGGGCCGTGGAGCGACCCGGTATGGATCGACCTGCCCGGGATCGACCCCGATCTGGCGTGGGAGGAGGACGGCACCTGCTGGAGCGCCTTCTCCGGACCCGAGGGCGGCATCCACCTGGCCAGGATCGACCCGGTCCGGGGGAAGGTGCTGGAAGGGCCCTTCGCCACGTGGTCGGGCACCGGCCTCAAGTTCCCCGAGGCGCCGCACCTCCACCGCATCGGCGACTGGTGGTACCTGCTGATCGCGGAGGGCGGCACCGAACGCGGCCACAGCGTGTCCGTCGCCCGTGGCCGCTCGCCGCGCGGCCCCTGGGAAGGCGCCCCCGCCAACCCCCTGCTCTCCCACAGCGGTACCGCCCGGTCGATCCAGAACACCGGCCACGCCGACCTGGTGCAGGCGCCCGACGGCGACTGGTGGATGGTGCTGCTCGGCGTCCGGCCCGGCGGCTTCACACCCGACGTGCACGTGCTCGGCCGCGAGACGTTCCTGACCCCCGTGGAGTGGGACGAGGACGGCTGGCCCGTCGTCGCGCCCGTGCCCGAGAGCCATCCGGCACCGGGCGGTGCCTGGCACCCCGTTCCGGCCCTGCCCGCCCGCGACGACTTCGACGGCCCCGCTCTCGCGCCGCACTGGATCTCGCCGTTCGCCCGCCCGGAGGGCTCCTGGTCGCTCACCGAGCGCCCCGGCCGGCTGGCGCTCCGCGCCACCGGCGCCACCCTCGACCGCCCCGGGTACACGTTCGTCGGCCGCCGCCAGCAGCACCACGACTGCCGCGTCACCGCCGCGATCGACGCGGGAACGGGCCGCGGCGGCCTCAGCGTGCGTCTGGACGAGGCCCACCACTACGAGGTGGAGGTCGCGAACGAAGAGGCCCGCGTCGTCGCCCGGATCGGCCCGCTGCGCCAGACCGTGGCCCGCCGACCGGTTCCACCGGGACCGCTGACCCTCACCGTCACGATCCGCACGTCCGGCCTCGTGTCCGCGTCGCCCGAACTCACCGGCGGCCGGACCACCGGCCCCGACACCATCGCCTTCTGGCTCGGCGATCCGGGCGCCGCGGACGCCCGGCCACTCGCCGAGCTGGACGGACGCTACCTGTCCACGGAGGTCGCCTGCGGCTTCACCGGCCGCGTCATCGGCATGTACGCCACGGAAGGCACGGTCGCCTTCGACTGGTTCGAGTACGTCCCGGCCCCGGCGCCCTCCGCCTGA
- a CDS encoding sugar ABC transporter permease → MSTLTGATRPRGRRSILPWLAVPALLFFVGFAVVPLVGVFLLSFTTWDGIGDIHPSGLTSWRAVLTDPGLPHALWVTFLVMAVSWAVQTPASILLGTFLAGRQRYRAVLSLVYFVPLLLSSAAIAVAYKALLDPNFGLGAGLGFEWLSKDWLGRPWLAFGVVVFVVSWQFVPFHALIYQGGVQQIPQSLYEAAQLDGAGRVRQFFSITLPQLKYTIITSSTLMVIGSLTFFDLIFVLTEGGPGDATRVLALDMYKRGFQANLMGPASAIAVILVLMGLALALLLRRLGGRDAGASQLEGV, encoded by the coding sequence GTGAGCACCCTCACCGGCGCTACGCGGCCGAGGGGCCGGCGCAGCATCCTGCCCTGGCTGGCCGTGCCGGCACTGCTGTTCTTCGTCGGCTTCGCCGTCGTCCCGCTCGTCGGCGTCTTCCTGCTGAGCTTCACGACGTGGGACGGGATCGGCGACATCCACCCGTCCGGACTGACCAGTTGGCGTGCGGTGCTCACCGACCCCGGGCTGCCGCACGCCCTCTGGGTGACGTTCCTGGTGATGGCCGTGTCCTGGGCGGTCCAGACACCGGCGAGCATTCTGCTCGGCACGTTCCTGGCCGGCCGCCAGCGCTACCGCGCGGTGCTGAGCCTGGTCTACTTCGTCCCGCTCCTGCTCAGCTCCGCGGCGATAGCCGTCGCGTACAAGGCGCTGCTGGACCCCAACTTCGGGCTGGGCGCCGGGCTGGGGTTCGAGTGGCTCAGCAAGGACTGGCTGGGGCGCCCCTGGCTCGCCTTCGGCGTCGTCGTCTTCGTCGTCTCCTGGCAGTTCGTCCCGTTCCACGCGCTGATCTACCAGGGGGGTGTCCAGCAGATCCCCCAGTCCCTGTACGAGGCCGCGCAACTGGACGGCGCCGGGCGGGTCCGCCAGTTCTTCAGCATCACGCTGCCCCAGCTCAAATACACCATCATCACCTCGTCGACGCTGATGGTGATCGGGTCGCTCACCTTCTTCGACCTCATCTTCGTCCTGACCGAGGGCGGCCCGGGAGACGCCACCCGCGTCCTCGCGCTGGACATGTACAAACGGGGCTTCCAGGCCAACCTGATGGGGCCGGCCAGCGCCATCGCGGTGATCCTGGTCCTGATGGGCCTCGCCCTCGCCCTGCTGCTGCGCCGGCTCGGAGGCCGGGACGCCGGCGCGAGCCAGCTTGAGGGAGTCTGA
- a CDS encoding LacI family DNA-binding transcriptional regulator, with amino-acid sequence MPADARRTTLATIARAAGVSVATVSKVVNDRTDVAPQTRARVLELLHRHDYFAPVFRHTEVPQSATIEVQFAGGLRPYVAEAVEGIVDAAAELGASVVIGKSSHDPHWARDLVTAGRRALIGVTSVYTAAHLEALARAGLPAVVLDPLHLPHSRINSVGATNFAGGLAATEHLLSLGHRRVAHLGGPATAACNQARAHGYRAAMEAAGAPVPPAYVRAGEFTYQTGLAGAAALLDLEEPPTAIFAGNDEIALGVIETARARGLRVPEDLSVVGFDDTLLARMASPPLTTVRQPLREMGGVALRTALRLAAGENVESHHIELATELVARTSTAPPGPRAAAHA; translated from the coding sequence ATGCCGGCGGACGCTAGACGCACCACGTTGGCGACCATCGCCCGCGCGGCGGGGGTCTCGGTCGCGACCGTGTCCAAAGTGGTTAACGACCGCACCGACGTGGCTCCGCAGACGCGCGCCCGGGTCCTGGAACTGCTCCACCGGCACGACTACTTCGCCCCCGTGTTCCGCCACACGGAGGTGCCGCAGAGCGCGACCATCGAGGTGCAGTTCGCGGGCGGCCTCAGGCCGTACGTGGCCGAGGCGGTGGAGGGCATCGTCGACGCGGCGGCCGAGCTGGGCGCCTCGGTGGTGATCGGCAAGTCCTCCCATGACCCGCACTGGGCCCGGGACCTGGTCACCGCCGGCCGTCGCGCCCTCATCGGGGTCACCAGCGTCTACACCGCCGCGCACCTGGAAGCGCTGGCACGGGCCGGCCTGCCGGCGGTCGTGCTCGACCCGCTGCACCTGCCGCACAGCCGGATCAACAGCGTCGGAGCGACCAACTTCGCCGGCGGCCTGGCCGCGACCGAGCACCTGCTCTCCCTCGGCCACCGCCGCGTCGCCCATCTCGGCGGGCCGGCCACGGCCGCGTGCAACCAGGCCCGCGCGCACGGCTACCGCGCCGCCATGGAGGCGGCGGGAGCACCCGTACCCCCCGCCTACGTCCGGGCCGGAGAGTTCACGTACCAGACCGGCCTGGCCGGCGCCGCGGCACTGCTGGACCTCGAAGAGCCGCCGACGGCGATCTTCGCGGGCAACGACGAGATCGCCCTCGGCGTCATCGAGACCGCCCGGGCCCGCGGTCTGCGCGTCCCCGAGGACCTGAGCGTGGTCGGCTTCGACGACACGCTCCTCGCCCGGATGGCCTCGCCGCCGCTGACGACCGTTCGCCAGCCGCTCCGCGAGATGGGCGGCGTCGCCCTGCGCACCGCCCTCCGCCTGGCCGCCGGCGAGAACGTGGAATCCCACCACATCGAACTCGCCACGGAACTCGTGGCACGCACGTCGACGGCACCGCCCGGCCCGCGTGCCGCGGCGCACGCGTGA
- a CDS encoding carbohydrate ABC transporter permease, which yields MATTLTKPQPQKTVHRERRHRPGPAARRRNWLGGLAGWLWLAVVVVPLYWILITSLKAQSNYYASNPLVPPSDPTLANYELVMESDFVSYFVNSVVVTVGAVVPAVTVSFMAAYAIVRGWSRRFLRTVNGLFLMGLAIPLQATAIPVYLIIIELHLYDSLLALILPSIAFAIPLSVLILANFIRDVPKELFDSMRVDGATEWGTLWRLAAPLTRPAILTVTIFNALTIWNGFLLPLILTQSPSQRTLPLALWTFQGEYGVNVPAILAAVVLTTLPLLVLYAIGRRQLLSGLTAGFSR from the coding sequence ATGGCCACCACGCTGACCAAGCCGCAACCGCAGAAGACCGTCCACCGCGAGCGGCGCCACCGCCCCGGTCCGGCCGCCCGCCGGCGCAACTGGCTCGGCGGCCTGGCCGGATGGCTGTGGCTCGCCGTCGTCGTCGTACCCCTCTACTGGATTCTCATCACCAGCCTCAAGGCCCAGAGCAACTACTACGCGAGCAACCCGCTCGTGCCGCCGAGCGACCCCACGCTGGCCAACTACGAGCTGGTCATGGAGTCCGACTTCGTCAGCTACTTCGTGAACAGCGTCGTGGTCACCGTCGGCGCGGTGGTGCCGGCGGTCACGGTCTCCTTCATGGCCGCGTACGCGATCGTGCGCGGCTGGAGCCGGCGGTTCCTGCGCACGGTGAACGGGCTGTTCCTCATGGGCCTGGCCATCCCGCTGCAGGCGACGGCGATCCCGGTCTACCTGATCATCATCGAGCTGCACCTGTACGACAGCCTGCTGGCGCTGATCCTGCCCTCGATCGCCTTCGCCATCCCGCTGTCCGTGCTGATACTCGCCAACTTCATCCGGGACGTGCCCAAGGAGCTGTTCGACTCGATGCGGGTGGACGGGGCCACCGAGTGGGGGACGCTGTGGCGCCTGGCGGCGCCGCTCACCCGGCCGGCCATCCTCACCGTGACCATCTTCAACGCGCTGACCATCTGGAACGGATTCCTGCTGCCGCTGATCCTCACCCAGAGCCCGTCCCAGCGGACCCTGCCGCTCGCGCTGTGGACCTTCCAGGGCGAGTACGGGGTCAACGTCCCCGCCATCCTGGCCGCCGTCGTGCTCACCACGCTGCCTCTGCTCGTCCTGTACGCCATCGGCCGCCGCCAACTGCTCAGCGGACTGACGGCCGGATTCAGCCGGTGA